CACAGGACCAAATAGAGTGAAGCACACAACaggatttttttcatccacatcaagaaaaaaaatacctggtTCCACTCGCCAAGGATTCAAATCTAAAATTCAAGAATTGAGGTCTGTTTCTTCTTTCTGGGACCATTGATGGTTTGGTGGTTCTTGAGAGTCCTTAAGCGCTTTTTCCAGTGTCACATTGTGAATGACTTTCGAGGACCTTTCAGCCAGCCCACCTCTACGTGACAACATCGCTCATGAACGAGTGACCGTCATTTAAAAAGCTGTGTGACGTAGCCACGTCATTTTTACGCGCGCACACGAATACACACAGacgagaattatttttttttaaaaaccaactAATGAAACGACCCTGGATAAAAATGTTGACACGTGGCACGAGCGACAgattctgtgctgtatgttttgacaataaagttgtattcaattcaatttaataCCTCaagattgaaaataatttgtatATATGTAACGGGGCGATACGTAAACTTCATGAAATGTTGACGGAAGTGACGTAACATCACAAAGCATGGCACCCGCATCCCGCCGTCCCGGCTACGAGGAATGCAGAGCGTCGAGTCTCATCTCGTCGATAATTCGGATCAATGAAGACTTCCATGTTAACATTTCAATTTGGTTTTGTTACACTGTTGTGTGAACCCGCAGTTTACTTGCGGCAGCCACACGTCGGTATGACGCAGTCACGTCGCTTGCTGCTTCTGGTGTGTTCAATGACACTTCGTAAACGgaataaatatcttttttttctctcttttactTTAAATAGTTGTACAAAATTGATGACTGGGATTGCCTTAGTTAAAACACTATACGATTACACGTGGTGTGTTCGTTTTCCTAGAAGAATAGAAATGGTATCTTGTTAGTAGTCAAAGCTACGAGGAACGCAAAGTGATACGAGACTGAAGACTGCTTTGCAGtcatacaataaaaacatttgtaatCCACTTGGGCGTACACACTAGTGGATTTTAGACAAGCAAGACAATTTCACGAACAGGCTATATGTTAAGTGACTTGAATTAATATTTCCAAAGGATCGTGTGCGTTTAAAAGTGGCGCCAGGAGTTGTTCCACGCACTAACAACAACCATCCCTCTAGCGCACATGTTGGCTACACGTGACTTCCTGCTGAACTCTGGTCAGGACATGAGTGTGGAAtgtaaacgtgtgtgtgtgtgttgtgcacgTGAGTGCCTTGGCCGAGGCCACTTTGAGAGGGAGAATTTGAACAAGCGGCCTAGTTTGAAACGTGCGCGCCAAAACCGAGACACTCAACAGCCACGCTGGTGCGTCTGAGTCATGGGATAAAAAGAATTATGGTGCATGAGGACAAAAGATCTCATGTGGAAAGGGCAACGGCCTGGACGTAGATgcgcccaggaaaaaaaattaaaaagctgaCTTCAGCTTGATATCTACAACCAGGGGAATGCAGAAATTTTAATGGATTTGAATTTTTGTTTCAATGTCAGGTCGACCACGGAAAATGGAAGTTCAGCCATTTTTAGCTtcaatttttacatttgatattTCCTGCTTGCACTTCGATTTTCAAGTGTTTGAAGATGTCAGTTACAATGCCAGAACATTTTGTGACATGATTTAtcatggtgtcattttttttaaatccccagGCTGCAGAGTTTGGGGTACTCCAGCAGTCCAACACAAGTAGCTTGAAAAACAAAGAGGCAACACAAGTCGGGAGTCGGAACTCACACTGATTTTTAATGGGCGGCTCACCAAAACTGGCGGCACTCGCTCAGCAAAAAaacgcacaacaacaacaacacacgcaAATCGCTCACGCTCTCTTTCACGCGTTTTTGTGGTCCTGCAGGACAACAATCTCACCGTCAACTCTTCTTTGGTGTCTTTGTCACCGTGAGAACAGGTAGaggatcataaaaaaaaaaaaattaagaacaaTGACAACGTAGATGTGGTTCAGATGGTCGACGGGGAACTCAATTTGTCAAAACGCGTAGGCAGTGTGgagagtggggtgggggtggacacaaaaaaaaaaaaaaaaagaaaaaaatcgagTCTCACCATGAAGGTGTTTTTAAGTactgcgactttttttttttttaaagtgaacaTTGGCAGTGATGGCAGACACTCGGCCAAAAGTGGTTGGCAAAGGTGGATTCAAAGGGGGCGTGgcccgcggggggggggggggggggcgacgctcAGAGCTTCTTGAGGCGGCTGTACATGCTCCGCTTGCTGCGCTCGCCGGCCCACGAGCGACTCTTCAGGCGACAGTTTCTCAGGTCCTCGCGGAAGTCCTCGTCCATCATGGTACGGTACGACTCCGGCTCGCATTGCAcctgggacggggggggggggggggggggggggacaggtcATCAAATTATTAGAGTCATTCCGTTGGTGCCTCTTTGCAAGAGCTGCAAaaatgaagccatttttttttaagcacactAAAGCATCTGAACCCGGTTTtcgaggccccccccccaaccccgaaaATAAAGGGGTGGAGGGTGGAGACACCATGCAACTAACAATTGTTGACAAATCACCAGAACGTACACTCTTGTAAAGTTAAGCAAATACTGATCTgggtttttgaaacattttctgggtatgggggggggggggggggggggaattttcgGCATACCTGGAAGAGAGGGAAGAACTCCTTGTAGCCTCCCTTGAGCACGTAGAGCTCGGGGTAGTGGAGCTTGGGGTAGTCGTTGATGGCGCGGTCGCGCTCGCGCACGAAGCGGCACATGCGCGGCCCGCGCTCCGACGAGAACTCGCAGTGGAACAGCACCGCCACGCGCTTGTTGTCTGGGCACGCCGCGGCCTCGGGCGGTGGCCGCCGCAGCAGGAAGTCCTCGACCTCGTCTTCCAGGTAGAGATTCAGGGCACCCTGacggatccaaaaaaaaaaaatgtatatatataaatgtacaaataaatgaatggcaATCCGTGTTCATATTCTATTCCATATTCTCACAGTATTTGTTACGTTTCATCTGCGCGTACCTTGATGTGCCCGCCGTCATACTCGTAAGGGTAGCGGCAGTCGATGATGATGAGTCGCTCCAGCAGGTGGCCGAAGTCGCCCTTCATCGCCGCCACCACCTGCCCGACACCAACGAGCAAGCGTTTGCCGCGGGAATCTTGCGCCAAGACCCCCCCCGTTTGAGAGCGTGCGGCTTACCGTTTCTCCCGTGACGTACTTGAGGTCCTGATGTTTTCCCTCCACCGTTGGCAAAGCGTAGGGCTAAaaagcgaagaaaaaaaaatgtggcgtcAAATCACAAATGTTGTGGGCCCACGACCGGGTTTTGGCCCAGTTGAGAGTTGCTCACTTTGCTAAAGTCTCCAATAAGTTCGTCGGCGCCGTCGTTCCGGTCGAGAACTTTGTCAATGTCCGCCTGGCAGAAGGACTTGGACCTCTGGAGTTGCATGCAAGCCTGAAGACGGCGGCGAAATATTAAAAGAATCGGCACACGGTTCCATTCAATCAAACGGAAGGCGGCGGCGTCGTCAAAACCAACCGTCTTGGGGGAAGCGACGTCCTCCGCGGTGACTTCAGACCTCGCCAGGCTGCGACGTCGCTTGACCTGCACGGGTGCGTTGTTGTCGTCGGGGGGGCAGTCGGGCCGCTTGGCGCAGGGGCGCGACACGGAGGGGCTGGGCATCGACGGCGAGCGGAAAAGGCTCCGAGGCCGCCAGCGGATCGCGGGCTGGAGAACAACAAGACCAGGGGGCCATTTTGACTAGCGGCATTTCATTTTCGCACCGAGACGTTGGCAAAACATCGGAAGCGGGCTGGCGCAGACGACAAAGGGAAAACCTACGTGTCTCCTGCCTCAACGGGCTGCCGCGCAAGATGAAAAGTTGCGGCTTCGCAAAATGAAACGCGAAGCTGCCGCCTAAACGTGCTGCCCTTCAAACTGAAAGCTAGCACACAGCCTCGACTGGCACGAGTGAAACATTCTTACCGAGCCTTCGCCAAAGCCGTCAGCCACTAGGGGCGCTGTGAGCAAGTCGGCCATCCCTCGGGGCATGTCGTCTGTGttctgaaagaagaagaagaaggcgtcGGTAAAGCGCAGCGGCGATGCGTTACGCTGCCGTCGGCTTTGATGAGGGCAAACATGGCTCCACCTCCATGTTGTCGTCCAGCACGTCCAGGAAgccgtcatcatcgtcgtcgtcgtcgtcgtcgagtGACGCGAGGGAGGAACATCGAAGGAACAACGGACTGTCGTCGCTAAACCGGGGCTGCTGCGCTGCGGGAGGCGACACCTGCGAGGGCCATGACGACGCCCCAAAGTTAGCACAGTAGTTCGCcccgaaaataaaaacatcccaGTGCTCAATGGTGGGCTGCCACAGCACGTGAAACATTTTAGCCCGCCTCGACGGGCTGCCACAGAAACTCGACAGAATTTTTCTGCCTTGGTGGGAccacaggaaaaataaaaaatggtcgGGTTGTCTTCAGGGCGTTGGACAAACATACCCGTCTAGTGGCGTCTCAAAAAGCGCGTACGTACCATGAGGGCCGGCGCCGAGTTGGGGCGGTGGGCAAAAGGATCTTTCGGGGGGGCAGTGTCGACGGAGCGCATTCGGCTGCGGGCCACGGGCTGCGTGGGCTTCTTGAATTCAAAGCACTCCTGCGGACGAGACGTCGGGTGACTTGCAAAGGCGGCGCGGGGCCCCATCACCACGGCGAGTACAATGGACGCCGCTGAGCACAGACAGACCTTGGGGATGTTCTCCTTGTTGTCCCACGCCGATGAGGCGttcgaggaagaggaggagtcgACGCGGACGGGCTGCTGGCCAAATACTCCGTAGCGGTTCGGGTCTGGTTCGGATCCCTTCAGGGTCGGACTGAAGCAAAGGAGCTGAAGCTGGAAAACAAGATGGTGATGAGCGGAGACAAGATGGCGCCTAAACGGGCAACCAGAGAAAATCAAATGCAAACCAGGGCAGTTTTGTCGCTGTGAGTATccgtgattattattattatcaggaggtagtgggggttggtgggggggggctgtctcTGGGCAGGTACTTACCGGTAAGGAGTTGTTTCGCCTGACGGGCATTTTCCTGTGAGGGGAAGGCAAGCAGACGAAGGCGTCAAAAGGCGGCTGAGCCGTTTTCACGTTGACGAGGGGAAACAAAACGGGCTCCCGGACTGAAGCCCGAGAAAGACGGCGACTTACTCGTGGACTCGACTGGACTGTTGAATGGCCTTCTCGAACCTgccgacgcacacacacacacacaaaaactgcgACTTGAACAAAGTCCTGGTCAAAGTCTCAAACTTCTCTACAGCCGTTTGTTTGGTTTTCGGGGGCCGCGTGAAGGTGATGCTGCACCTCAGGAACatcgaaaagtttttttttttggtgctgcgACACGGGAGACGTGCGACTGGCCGGTCAGGAGCAATTACGGCGGGGAGCACCTGTATGCTAAACCGTGAAGGCGGAAGGGGCCTCCTCGGCAGACGGGGGGGGGTAATCGCCCGACAGATGCCTGCCACGACCGCGGCCCGAGAGCTCCTTTTGTTCGTCAAGGACGGGGGAGCGCGGCCCCATTCAGCGTACAAGCTAACGGGAAAGGAGGGGTgttggaaggggagggggggctgccCTGATTTCTAAAACCTTgctccccctccacctcccattGAAACAACAGCGCATAGGGAGAGCGTGCCAAGGACCGGAGGGGGTATGCTGGGGTATCATTAaccgccaccccccccacccccctccaattTCAACCTGGACAACTCCTAGCAACCCAACAGCTGTAAGGGAGCTCAAAGAGGTCTCGGTGCCTGAATGCTGCTGTAAAGGAACTCCTGGGTGGCAAGGCAGAGGCCACCCAACATGGGGAAAACCCGGACTAACTTCGGGAAAAATCATTTCGGGCACCCCAGTTTTTTCTTGGGTCAATCCCTGACCTTGATGGGgatttgggatatttttttctcttgtgaAGCAGCTTCAGGTTCAACATCAATTGGAGATTTGTCATAATACGGCTGCAAAGAAGAATGATGTTCAGGATAGATGAAACTGAGTCGTTTTGTTGCTAGTTTGGTACGTAacgggtccaaaaaaaaaaaacaggcaaaaagTGTTCCCAAAGAAAAAgccgatgtttgcaaatgtctttggggaacaaaaaaaacaaacaaaaaaaagatcatcagTCCGCTTCCATGGAGGATgacagaaatcagaatatttactgttgcGAGGATTTGGACAACAATGACTTCAAATGATCAAAATAGCTGTCAATGAATCTGATAAACAATTAGTTGTCAATCATTTGAGATACCTTTAGACACTTTCAGTCAAATTCCCAAAGTAGAAGTTTGGCAAAATggccatatttttgttcaattttaagAATGGCtctggagactttttttgtgggtcctgtCATGACAGAGATGTCAACCAAATTTCCTGACAAATGGTAAAACTGgtgccattaaaaaataatacattctaACTACTGACTGAGACGATCAAATGTGACACATTAGAAACCGGTTGGCTCAGCTGTTGAGATTTGAGGGGttggatggaggggggggggtgcatatgGGGGTAGGGTTTGGGATGGATGACCGATCATGGAGGGGATCATGGAGGGGAAAGGGACTCGATTTGAACAGACGGCTTTTACGTACGAGTCCTCCATTTCCAGGGTATCGATGGGACTGGGGTAATCCATGCCGAGGCCTGTGGGACGAGAGTTAAACaatttttaacaacaacaataatcataATGACGATTTTAGACCATTTCCCCACATATTTGAAGGTAGTACACAAAAATTCTAGGAAACGCAATGACTGAAAAGTTCAAAAGAGCGTttgttaaataaaacaataactaTGTTGTGGGGGCATAAAAATCTTGTGTGGAACTCACCGGCATCGGATGAGGCATCCGAGGCGATGGGGGACACTTTCTCCAGGCGTGCACGcacactcctcttcggtgtatCACATTGACTGTGGGACAGGAAATACCATGTCAGCAACACGCCAaggagtgggtttttttttcgtatttCGAAACGTAATCAAACTCAAACTACCTGCCGAGTCCCATGAATTTGTTCATATCCAGCGCGAGGTTGCTAACAGGCGAGTGAACCGAGGCTGTTACTGGGGAGAAGAGAGTCCTGCAGTGGGCCATCTGGTGGCACACGTCCGGCGCGGGCAACGAGGAAATACCGGGGATGTCGTCGGGCCTGCTCCTCGCACCGCCGCCGACGGGACGAACGCTGCCTAAAAATTCATCCATGTTGTTATTTTCTTCTCCAGCTAGGTCGACTCCTCAAGATatccgatatttttttttttggaagggttGTTTAGTGGAATTTGGAGTCGCCAATTAGCAAGGTGCCCCGAGTTGTAAGCTAAACCTCAAGCTAACCATTTAGcctccggaaaaaaaaagttacggaAACATGTTCAAATAAGTACTGGTAGCTGATGACTTTTTAAGGGGGTGAATAAATGTCAAATTCAGCCCGTCCGAGGTGCTAAAGAGGCATGGTTATTTCGTGTCAGAGCGCAGCAGCGCGAACTCCTCCGGTCTGACAGCCTCCGCTCTCTGAGGGAGAAAGACTGGCTACATCCTTATTTACGTTCAAAATAGAGGCCGCGGAGCGGCATTCCATCAGCCAATTGGCGTCGTCGTTTTGTGGGCCGAACCAATCAAAATTGAAAACGACATCGTGACGACAGTCTTTAaaattgtatctttttttttcatcctcgtTTCTCTTTGCTGTTGTCTTTTGTTTCATCTACAGTTGCCATTTTATTACTACTcgatgacaatttttttaaaaacaacatatattgagcaatacatacatatatgaccGTGTTTATAATCAGTTTACATTAACAGCGCATATTATTGTACATATATTCAAATTCAATTGTTGAGACACTATTCTACGCTTAACTGGGTGTCTTACCACATTTACAACACACTGAAACAGACGAAAGTTAACCTAATAAAGCCTAATAAATAGACTATCACAACATATATAAGGATTAAAGCTATGTTTACACGTGTAGCTCGTAAAATTCCGTTAGAGGAAGTGAAAATCACTGAAATACAAAATGGCTCCTcaaaaagcaacaacacaaaaccaacatttttaaccggttcggataatggactTATTGGGACACAAATTGGGGCACAATTGTACTCTGAAAGTGTTTGATCACATGATCGCAGCCTAAAGGAACAGACAAATGCAAACATGTTATGATGTAACAGGCctgataatatattttttaattatactgatgaaacaaacaataatgacaacaacaaaaaacactgcaGGGCGTTGTGTTCAGATAGCACCTGGGAATCAACTGTGAAAATGTCTCGACACCACAGTCACATTTTTCAACGTGTgccgcccccccagcccccatagCTTGATGTTCACAGGCCTCCATTTTGGATCCAAACCTAAAACAAGTTCACCTTCCCCTCGGTAGACGTCATGCACCTATCCAGTGCGTACGTTTTGCGTGACTGACTGAATGTGCCACGGGGAAATGAGCTTTAATGAACTTCCCCAGGACATGTACGAGCTCCCGAAGGCTCCACACCCCACCTCTGAAAGGAACGGGACAAAAGGCGCGCGAGGAGACTGGCACGCCACGCACCCCCCTGCCTCCCGAATAAAAGCGCCTGCTGACGCCTCCTCCTTCCAACCACCCATACCCCGCCGTTCTTATGGACGCCACATAAATATATTTAAGCTCCAATGACATTTTGTCATCATCGCCATGAGTGTTTGTCAGATCTTGATCACAAAGGAGCAACAAAATCAGTATTTGGGCGGCTTTAACATACACAGGAATGGCGCTGACTTTTCTCGCTATGCTTTGTTCATCCTCCATTTTGTTTCAGTTTACTGCCCCATAAACACGACATGGTGTTTtggcaacaacaaaatgcatgGGGTCTGTTTACACAGCTTATCTGTGGAAAATGTCATTATTGGGGAAAACCGATTACATGATCAGCAAAACAGATCTGTCTCCATGGAAACCAGGAAACTGGTTTTAAAAGTGATTTGTTTGCAGCTAGCCGAGCCTATTGTTCCGAAAACGTTGCTTTTCACCTTTACGATTCCAAACGGCCAACAGTGCGTGGGGCCGTAGagctaattgcattttttttggggggggggcgataaatAATTCACTCAAAACCTttacccgtattgttttgtgttttttgttattgtaaagtgtcttgaaaggcgcttatatttaaaatgtattactgTTTAAccgaaaagtaaaacaaaatattcaactAAAAATCATTCTGACACATGCAATGCATCAAATTTCAGCCAGCTAACTCCTTCTCTCTCCACCTTTGTGCTAGCTAACGTTCATGCTACATTAATTCTGATGTGACGATCAACCGCTTAGTTAGTTCATGTGGCAGTACAAATCTGCAACAATAACATGTCCGTAAATGAGTTTCGTAACACGCTGCCTGTGATGCAAACGAGCTGAAAGTGTGTTGCCGGCGCGGTGGCTGCTCTGTGCTAACGACCGCTTTGAACTCGCGTCAATGTAAATGctgccatacacacacacacgcacacacacacatacacgtacacaGTTGTGGTGGAAAGATAAGACAAATGCAAAGCGCTGGGTGTGTATGCACTTTAGCGCTCATCAAGTGCCTTTCACACCCTTGACCCGCCTGTCACTTACCACCACTTCATTTGCACTTAAACACACATGCAATCACAAAAGGAGGACGATGTGTGGAAGGTCTCCGACCGGCCACGCCAATCACTTGGTCCTCAACCTAATAGCAGATGCAGTTGACCTCATAAAGAGGCGACAGAAGGGAACATTTTCCAGCAACGACACAGAACTGAAAGAGGCTGCAGTAAAGGCctggaaaaaacatttcaaatgaagaatacAGAAGTGTTGCGAAGTCAAAGGAGCGCAGGCTTGATGCAGTTAATGCAAGTGAAAGTTACCCCACCAAATATTAGGTGCTCTTCTTCTTGAAGTTCAGTTCATAATGTCTGCTCCaatatttttttgctcatttgaaaagtgggtgacttcaaaacaaaagatgcTCTGCCCTGAATTGCTGAACACATCTTGATTACCACAAAATAAAAGTTGGTCTTCGGAACTTTGGTGTCATGTTCATGTTTACCTGAAGCCCAAATCTCTTCAGTCGACAATAACAACAAAGTAACTGTGAATGTGAACCGAACGGCAGGGAGTAGACTTGTCAGTCTCGCTTGCGTCAAATGACACGTTGGAacctgttgccatgacaacagcaGATGCACGAAAGTGAGGAATGTATGGTGAAataacccccaccccacctgccTCATGCATGGAGTCGGTCAGTCACATGGACCCCCACCCTGACCACCCCGACCACCACCCTGGTGTCCCTTCAGactattgtcccccccccccccccaccgctacCCCCCATCACAACAAAAGCGTAAATCCTGACTCTCCAGTTAAATTTCCAACTGGCCGaagatccccccgcccccccccccccccacacacactcacacacacttaaataGACACACACCTCCAGGCTGAGATGGAGGAAGACGCCAGATGGACACGGGCCgggagggtggagggggcggCGTGGGACAACTTGGAATTGTGGACAAGAAAACTAAGGAGGGGATGAAGACATGAGCAGTAAGAGACCAAATGTGGCGTGAGATGACACTTCCTATCACAGATGATGCCGTTTCCTTTGACAAATGGCTCCAAAAAGTCAAAGTCCCCTTAAATGATGGCATGACTGCCAGTTTCTTTCCCAGCTTGAAAAATTGTTCTTCTATATGACGTCATCAGCAGGCCATCAGCAACTGGCCGGTTACCAAATGTGGAACTCCGAAAAAAATGGCTGGCAAACCACTTTCTTGTGAAGGCACGAGTGAAGAGTACTATACCGCCATCTAAAGGCAAGATAGCAAACTGCAcattaatttatattttgaaCCGCTCAATAAAGAACTACAAATATGGTGGGGAAAGCCTGGTCTCTTTTTCGACTTTGGTTTGAAAGTTTGGCAACGTGGCGCCCTCCAGCGTACATATGTGGTATGAAACGCAGCTGAACTGACAACATTTAGTCTCCTTTGACATCCATACCTCTAATGAGCGAAAACAATAAAATCGAAAgtaaacattattttaaattacaCTGTTTGGAAGGTGAATAACAttttttacatgacaaaatGAGAATGCTAGAAAGTTTTGAGGGGcaccaaaatataataataataataataataataataataataataataataataataataataataataataatacaactaaTTGAGAATCTCTCCATTGCGaggctattttattttaaatgttcgtgTTCCCGTCTTGTCCAGCAGATGTCAGCAGAGGCCGGAGGAGGTGAcgcctgcatgtgtgtggtcCCTGTTTGAAGTTCACGCTTTACTGTATTGCAATGCAATCAAGTCCAGCGccagtgtgtgcgcgcgcgcgtgtgtgtgtgtgtgtgtgtgcatgcgtgaaagagagagagagagagcgagagagagcgcaaGAGAGGGGAagtagtgtgtgcgtgtttgtgtgtgctcatGATGGAGTCCATTATGAGGCGCAAAGTGTCCCGCAGTCTTTGTTTTGGTGCTTTGATGTGTTCTTTACATTGACGTGGATGCATACAAAGCACATCACTGTAAACCGCTGTTGCCGTGGAGACGCCAATGCAAACCCAAAAAGGaaccatcaacattttttgttttggtttttttttttacaacattttgtGCACCAGCATATTTTTGCACATGGTATATttgagaaatgtatttatttatttgtttggttttattaATAGattcacacaaagaaaacaggAAACCTGTTTTTCCTTTGTCCAAAAGggccattttgcattttattttttttatttgaatacgGCTGCAACGTAAAATCTGAGCACCAATCAAGagggcaattaatttttttttaatgtttgagtTGAATCTTTATTTTTAAGTACATTTGCAAACCTTTCCAACGGTTGTTTTGACTTTGCCATTAAGGTGCattttgtgtaaaaataaataagtcacattatttttattcaatccattttgtactttttaaaccAGTTTATACTTTTTGAACATGTGACAAcactgttttagttttttgttttcaatgaaatGTTACCCACATTCTGAAAACCTGCTCTCGCGTAACACCACGCAGGTTATTTTACGAAGCATTTTAAATGGGTCATTAGCTTTTCATCGCATAATGTTgtgctatttattattattttaaaaataaatttgacgaAAAAATGTCATCTATTTAAAGATGACACATAGATGGGTTGAATACTTAAAATAAATTCTCTAAACTTTGTTTGGCTTTGACATTACGGGTAATTTGATGAGGAATTTTAAGGGGTATGGGAATAAGGCCTTAACCATAGAATGTGTGGAATAGCTTTGTCTTCATTTTCCGATAACGTGCCCCaggctgtgtgcatgtgtgcgtgctgTATAACGGAAGTACTACAAGCAAACAGAAGAGGTGAAGAAAGCGAGAGGAAATGATTGAGCGGCGGTGCATGGAGTGAGTGACCGTTGGCCACATCCGGTCTGGCCCGAGGACCCTGAATGCAACGCGGCCCCATGTGAGCCCTTTACGGACAATGACACCCACAGGAAGTGTAA
This sequence is a window from Hippocampus zosterae strain Florida chromosome 14, ASM2543408v3, whole genome shotgun sequence. Protein-coding genes within it:
- the cdc25b gene encoding M-phase inducer phosphatase 2; this translates as MDEFLGSVRPVGGGARSRPDDIPGISSLPAPDVCHQMAHCRTLFSPVTASVHSPVSNLALDMNKFMGLGSQCDTPKRSVRARLEKVSPIASDASSDAGLGMDYPSPIDTLEMEDSFEKAIQQSSRVHEKMPVRRNNSLPLQLLCFSPTLKGSEPDPNRYGVFGQQPVRVDSSSSSNASSAWDNKENIPKECFEFKKPTQPVARSRMRSVDTAPPKDPFAHRPNSAPALMVSPPAAQQPRFSDDSPLFLRCSSLASLDDDDDDDDDGFLDVLDDNMENTDDMPRGMADLLTAPLVADGFGEGSPAIRWRPRSLFRSPSMPSPSVSRPCAKRPDCPPDDNNAPVQVKRRRSLARSEVTAEDVASPKTACMQLQRSKSFCQADIDKVLDRNDGADELIGDFSKPYALPTVEGKHQDLKYVTGETVVAAMKGDFGHLLERLIIIDCRYPYEYDGGHIKGALNLYLEDEVEDFLLRRPPPEAAACPDNKRVAVLFHCEFSSERGPRMCRFVRERDRAINDYPKLHYPELYVLKGGYKEFFPLFQVQCEPESYRTMMDEDFREDLRNCRLKSRSWAGERSKRSMYSRLKKL